A single Zootoca vivipara chromosome 1, rZooViv1.1, whole genome shotgun sequence DNA region contains:
- the LOC118088268 gene encoding P2Y purinoceptor 1-like produces MNNERHRQHYEISILRVRIMEQTSSQKPEADFCGSTDTLLDTIQRTLIPGTFLFILVVGLLLNVPIIWILAFRMKRWNRSTIFLCNLVFADIMWILTLPFLIYYHLNQLHWTFGKSFCKIIRTTYHLCYYCSIYFVTCLGMDRYLAIVHPLKSLWVLNKQHSLLISSSIWAVTGLVSLPVAYVAGIQTCPNNKTICSFYVFSSSTYITLPLSVSCSVAGCLLPFTAICYCYCSSVRKLQDTGLQRFQKREKLTKLMYSALIIFALLYFPYHVSRNTCIFLRAVRPSATQSIQHADTLFLVEMAICSLNTCVNPLFCFLAGGDFREEICKLASSFCIIKHWRNRQQLACVYPI; encoded by the exons ATGAATAATGAACGGCACAGACAGCATTATGAAATCAGCATACTACGTGTAAGGATTATGGAACAGACATCTAGCCAG AAACCAGAAGCAGACTTTTGTGGAAGTACTGACACCCTCTTAGACACCATCCAAAGGACTCTAATCCCTGGAACCTTCCTTTTCATCCTGGTTGTGGGGTTGCTGCTCAACGTCCCCATCATTTGGATCCTTGCTTTCCGCATGAAGCGCTGGAACAGGAGCACAATTTTCCTCTGCAACTTGGTGTTTGCTGATATCATGTGGATCTTAACCCTTCCCTTCCTGATCTACTATCACCTAAACCAGCTGCACTGGACCTTTGGAAAGAGCTTCTGCAAGATTATACGGACTACCTATCACCTGTGCTATTACTGCAGCATCTATTTTGTCACCTGCCTGGGCATGGACAGGTATTTGGCCATTGTCCACCCCCTGAAGTCCCTGTGGGTATTAAACAAACAACACTCCCTGCTGATTTCTTCTTCCATCTGGGCAGTTACAGGATTGGTTAGCCTGCCAGTTGCTTATGTTGCAGGCATCCAGACATgcccaaacaacaaaacaatttgcTCTTTCTATGTATTTTCCAGCTCTACCTATATAACCCTTCCACTGTCTGTGAGCTGTTCAGTTGCAGGGTGCTTACTTCCTTTCACTGCTATTTGTTACTGTTATTGCAGCAGCGTTAGGAAACTCCAAGATACTGGCCTCCAGCGCTTTCAGAAAAGGGAGAAACTCACCAAGCTCATGTATTCAGCCTTGATCATTTTTGCTCTTCTCTACTTCCCCTACCATGTCTCACGAAACACCTGCATCTTCCTGAGAGCTGTACGGCCTTCTGCAACCCAGTCTATTCAGCATGCCGACACCTTGTTCCTTGTGGAGATGGCTATTTGCAGCCTGAACACCTGCGTCAACCCTCTTTTCTGTTTCCTGGCCGGGGGAGATTTTCGAGAGGAGATCTGCAAATTAGCATCCTCCTTCTGCATCATCAAACACTGGAGGAATCGACAGCAACTGGCATGTGTTTATCCCATATAG